The genome window TCAATAAACGATGGAATTACTTTAAAATTTTATATAAAAATGATTATTCATTCAAAAACAATTTGTTTATTTATTCCGTTTAACATCCCGTAGTAAGCGGAGGTTTTTATTTAGTTTTATTTAATTCTTAATTTACAAATTAATAACCAATTTTGCCCCGCGTTTACCAAATAAAACTAACATGAGTTGCATAAAAACAAAATCGCTCGTAATAGTTTTTTTACAATAAAAAACAAACCGTTTTAATGAAAATTGTTTAATTAAAATATGAATAAAAACTACTATGCCATTATCATGGCAGGCGGTATTGGAAGCCGTTTTTGGCCCATCAGCCGTACATCATACCCTAAACAATTTATTGACATACTGGGTACCGGTAAAACATTGATCCAAAACACCTATGACCGGTTCCTGAAAATATGCCCAAAGGAGAATATTTATGTTGTAACAAATGAAATTTATACCGGGCTGGTTAAAGAACAATTGCCTGATATGACAGATGATCAGATCCTGACAGAGCCGGTAATGCGTAACACAGCGCCGTGCGTTGCTTATGGTTGTTTTAAAATAGAAAACCTTAACCCCAATGCAGCAATTGTAGTGGCACCCTCTGATCACCTGATCCTTGATGAAGCTGCGTTTATAACCACAATTGAAAAATCGCTGGCCGTAGCTACAGAAAACAATTGCTTAATTACACTGGGAATAAAGCCTTCAAGACCCGATACAGGTTACGGTTACATCCAATACACAGAACAAAGCCTTAAGAACGACTTTTTTAAGGTTAAAACCTTCACTGAAAAACCCACCCTCGAGATAGCCAAAACGTTTTTACAAAGCGGTGACTTTTTATGGAATGCAGGGATCTTTGTTTGGTCGGCAAAAGCTATTGTAAATGCATTCAACAGTTACCTGCCGGATATGTATGAAATTTTTGCAGAAGCAAGGCCCGTGTATAACACTGGTAATGAAAAGCAGCATATTCATAAATCTTACCTGCAATGCACCAATATCTCTATCGACTACGGAATAATGGAGAAGGCTGACAATGTTTATGTGCTGCCCTCGGAGTTTGGTTGGAGCGACCTTGGTACATGGGCGTCAATATATGACCTGGCTGAGAAGGATTACGTAGGCAACGCCGTAATACCTGCAGAAAAAGTGATCATGTACGATTCATCAAACTGTATGGTTAACGTACCCGGAGAAAAACTGGTTATATTACAGGGATTGCATGATTTTATTGTTGTAGAAGCCAATAACACGCTGCTAATATGCCCCCGCGACCAGGAGCAAAATATTAAAAAGGTGGTTGCAGATGTAAAACAACAATTTGGCACAAAGTATATTTAGTAATCATTGACCGGGAATTGGGGATCAGTTCCTTTATATTTTGATAGTAAAGCCCTTGTAAAACAACGCAAGGGCTTTACTATCCTCCCGTCTCTGATTAGATAAGCCCAATTACTATTTACGATTGTTACAATTTATAGTCTGATTTATCCTTTCGCCGAAATGGATCCCCGCCATAAAAGATAAAAAATCAAGCGAATCAAAATATACTGTTTATATCCAGTTTTACCTTGCCGGTAAATAAATACATCAACGCATAAATTATTTACATTGTATTTCTTTTACTTGCTGGTAAATGTCTCGCCCAAAAACTTACCTGAGGCGACAAATAAAGCCTGAACAGGCCATTATCAATTCCTAATCGCTAAATTCAATAACAGAGCCTGACCTGTTAATGGATGTGGTTGACCGCGTGCACGGCCTGGGCGTTAAAGGTGATTACTTAAGCCAGATAAAGAAAAATATATTAATCAAGCATAAACATTTCATAAATCCGTATGGTGAAGAAATGCAGAAGGTCCGCAACAGGAAATGGAGCAGTAGTCAATGAATTAAGAACACCGACTTGCCCAACCAGGTTCTTCTTGCTAATAACAATGGCCTGTGTAGATAAATATCACGCCCCTTGGAACATTTGGCCTACTCATTTGTCTTTTATTAAGCCCAAAAGATATGGAACATCAGCACAAAATAAAGAAAGACCCCTGCAAAACTGCTCAACCGATGAAGATGGGAGCGCATAATCATCACGCGACGATGATCGAAGATTTTAAAAAACGGTTTTATGTGGTGTTGATCCTTACCGTTCCTATCATGCTGCTCTCAACCATCATCCAGCGTTTCATGGGCGTCAACTGGCAGTTTACCGGATCTTCCTATATTTTGTTTGCGA of Mucilaginibacter xinganensis contains these proteins:
- a CDS encoding mannose-1-phosphate guanylyltransferase, whose amino-acid sequence is MNKNYYAIIMAGGIGSRFWPISRTSYPKQFIDILGTGKTLIQNTYDRFLKICPKENIYVVTNEIYTGLVKEQLPDMTDDQILTEPVMRNTAPCVAYGCFKIENLNPNAAIVVAPSDHLILDEAAFITTIEKSLAVATENNCLITLGIKPSRPDTGYGYIQYTEQSLKNDFFKVKTFTEKPTLEIAKTFLQSGDFLWNAGIFVWSAKAIVNAFNSYLPDMYEIFAEARPVYNTGNEKQHIHKSYLQCTNISIDYGIMEKADNVYVLPSEFGWSDLGTWASIYDLAEKDYVGNAVIPAEKVIMYDSSNCMVNVPGEKLVILQGLHDFIVVEANNTLLICPRDQEQNIKKVVADVKQQFGTKYI